GGaacggcaccggcgccggccacggcgcGCTTCTCGGCTCCGACGACCTCGGGCTTAGCATGGACGACATCACCGCTCTCCCCACCTTCACCTACAGATCGCGAGCGGCGCCCATGACGCCGCAATCGCTTAGCAGATGCGctggcagcagcaggagcaaggggagggaggcggtggagTGCGTGGTGTGCCTGCAGGAGCTCGTGGACGGCGACGTGGTGCGCGTGCTGCCGGCGTGCAAGCACTTCTTCCACGGCGGCTGCATCGACGTCTGGCTGCGCACGCGCTCTTCGTGCCCGGTGTGCCGGGCGTACCCGGAGCCAGAGGCCGGCGCGCGGCTGGGCGagctctcgccgccgctgccgcagctgcGACGCTGCGGCGTGTCTCCCGAGCGGCATCCTACGTCGTCGGCTTCAAGGATCCTGGCGGACATCTTGGCACGATCGCCGTTGAGGatcgggagctcttcttcggCTGCGAGCGGGACGAAGGAGGAGGTGATCCTGTCCAGGTCGGCATCACCAATGCCAACGGCGAGTACAAGTGATTACATCCTGTCAAGATCTCCATCGCAGGCGCCACTCGCTCATTCGGCATCGTCCGAGACGCTGGAAATTCTGGTGGTCCGGTCGAAACCGCCGTCACCGATACGGTTCGGACGGCAGTCCACGACGAGGTGCGTTGGCGTACTGGAGCGCACGGATGTGATTAGGTCGGCGTCGTTGTCCCCGGCAACGTCTATAGCGCAACGGTGACTTGCAGTCGAAATTGCTGTCACCACACTAGGTACGTGCAACGGGACAGAGGCGACGAAATGTTACATGGCCTGCACTGTTGATTGAGTGGTTGTGCAGTAAATagaagaattttttgaacATTGCTACGAGGTGCTATTTGGACCTTTGGCATCCAATTATTCGAGATTCGTTTGGTGGAATTGCAAAGGGTGTAAGCATTTAGTGTCAGGTATATTGTTTTCAAAATGCATGACCAGAGTGCCTAGCTTTAAAGCTGTATTCTTTCTTCTCACCATGACGAAAGTGAGAGATACGCGAtgccttcttttctttgttgcaTTTGCTTTGTGCCATTTACTTTTCGTCCACGTTAGAAGCTGTTCTAGTTGGCAGATCAACCCATCCTCTTGTACTTTCCTATTCCTAGTATAATAGTATTAACAATTATTAACAGCACAGCTTTGTTTTATTAAAGTTCACTCGATTCGTGTAAAAGTCATCCGACACGTCTTTGCCACCAAGCGTGGACACTCTTTAAGGGCGCAGGGTATAGTTTGTCCACACTTCTTCGCAACCACACGTATAGCAACAAGCCAACAACACAGCTCCCTATTCTCAAAGTTTTACTCACAACAACtcccgaaaaaaaaagttctactCACAAGATGCTACAAGCCTTGCTGGCAAAGTGGCAAATTAGCCGCCGGCCAATAGATTATCCAGATACTATGCATGGCGCTCGTGTTGCAGTAGATaatgaaaagagaaaagtCCGTTTCCAACCGTGTACTTGAAGACGACGTCCAAGATGAATTCTAACTTCTTAATTCCTGAAATCTGGACCTGACCTTTTCAATCCCGATCAATTCTGACCATGAAGCTGTTTGGCACGCTAGGAAAATTATGATCCCGGTCAGGATTTGTACTTTAAACCTTCATCTTTTAGGGAAAGTCTGAATTGAACCCTAACCTCCGTTTGGCAGACTAACGGCGCTTGCAGGAGTAGCGTCGCATGTGGGGCccaaagcggcggcggcggagctttgACAAGCCTGCGATTtatttcgatttttttttgtgatttatttttttattttttcctaaTCCCATCAGTGTCAAGTGTGTGGcgtgaccgccactgatgaggcGCCCCATCAATAACGGGTGGCCTGTCTGCCAATGATTTGCACCTCATCACGGGCATGAAGGTTGCGGCGGGTGAGACGTCCACTACTGATGTCATTTTACGCCCGTTACTAATGATCCATTATGTAGTAGTTACATAGACACAAATAGACTTTCTCGAATGAAAAACATGAAGGAAAAAAGACATCCCACGAGAAAGCAATTTATCCCATCGCGCCAACAACGTTTTTCATTGTGGTTCAAAACCTAATCTAACTTTTCTCTTGATCCCTACTTTATTCCGCCTCGCACCGTCGTCCATGGTACCTTGCACACTTCAATCTTTCCAGCTGTTCAGTACGTGGCGCAGTTCAGGCTCCTCGTCAGCGGCATGGAGGGATCTGTACGATTGTACTAGAATTCTGCTTTTACAATGCGGGTCGGGTTCTGGACGCTGTAGCCGGCGGTCGTGCGCCCGTGCGAATGATCTACCTGGTGGCGGCTTCTGGGAGTTGCCGCAGAGCAACCATGGCTTTTGGATAACTAAGAGCATCTCGAACAAATGATGTAAAATAGGGCTTGTGCCTAAAAAACCATATTTTAGGGCACGAGCAGCAAAAAATGCTTCTCCAACAGATGATCTAAACATATCATGTCTCAATAATTTTAGGTCATGCCCCAAAAAATCATGCCAAGTGATGTAAATATAGGGCTGCATAGGGCTGCCCTATCCCTACCTTCCCTTtttcctcctcgcgcgccAAGGCCAACTGCCTGAAAATTCCTTCCCGCCTCCTTCCTTGATCCCGACCGCCGCCTTCCTTTCTCCTCCCCGACCAACGCCGGCGACCAGAAGAGGGGCCCTCTCCGCCCCTCCGCGCAGCCTGTGCCCCACTCCACCAATTCGTTGGATGGCGACGACCTCCCgcagccgcctcctccgacgCGCACGGGCGCGTCCGCTTCTGCCGCGgcgtcctcgccgcctcccccgtGCGCCgagctgcttctgctgccCGCACCGCTACAGGTGCGGCTGGGAGGTTGGCCGGCAGCGGTGCCCCGCTTCTTGGCGCTCTCCTCAGAGGCATGCTCGTTGGGTTCTGAGATAATTTGGgatttggggaagaagacaggggaagaagagaaaggaaatGAAGAGTTGTGTCTCTGACTGGTGGACTCCATGTGTCATTGTGAATTATTGCCAGATTTAGTGCCCTTTACATCATATTGATTTTTGCTACTGATCTATTTTATATCATTTCGAATGGCTTTTCTATTTTAGGGCACGAAAAACTGCAAAAGTGATGCCCTGTCCTAAATTTCTAGTTTCCTATTATACATCATCTGTTAGAGATGCACTAACTAAGTACCATCACTAGAACACGCTCGAATGATTGCTGGTCATCGGATCTTGCAAATTTGCAGTTCGGGTTGCCAATTCGGCATTCACGAAATAAAAAGCTTATGGATCTGCATTCTTCACATCGGGGGTATGCTCTCTTTTTCGAAATTTTTACCATAAACTCTGAATTTATTGTCTATTGGTTTGATGAAGAAAATATAAAGTCCTGTAAAAATTATGCTTCTGCTACTGAGAAGTCGCATGTTTTTTAGTTACAGATCAACCCCCGTGATAGCATAGAGGAGCTGGAGGAGTGAGGATGACGCTCAGTTAATCCGACAGGACTGATACGTCAACTATGATTTAAGGCTTTTTGATAATAAAAAATAACCGACTGAGAAATAGCCACAActtcaaaataataatatcatatgCAACCTTAATCAGTTTTGTTACTTCTACGTTCAGGTATTCTCCCTAGTTTGATGTATGGTTATTTCGCTCACATTCTTTTGATGTGTAAGGTTATATGTAAATCTAAAAGATTCAGTGATGATAGCAGTAAGTCATATTCGGATTGTGTCACTTGTTTTGTGCATCACTATTTTCTATATATTTTGCTATAAAGAAGATGCCCAATTAGTCCATACTAGCCGTTGCACACGCAAGGACGAGACGGTATCCTTCGTCAGCTAGAAGTTTGTAATGGGCAATCCCCTAAAAGAGTACAATGGGTTCTTAAGGTCTCAATGGGACCCCCActttaattactccctccaatgctaaattgttgtcgaaatattacatatatctagacattttttaagaatagatacattcatatttgggcaatttgagtcaagaatttagcaTTAGAGGGAGTAACTACAAGGCGAGGCACCCTTCcgtgctactccctccgatcctaaattgttgtcgttgttttactTCTTTTAATGTAATAATGGTAATGTTTGAACATGGTCATTTATATATATTATCATGTTTGTGGTCGTAGTACCAAAAGTCAACATATTTTTGGACATTCCGCGGATATCCCGTTGGGCCGAAATATGTCTCGGCGTGACCGTTTTTGTGTTTGGTAcacttttttcctttcagGCCACCCCATTTTCCATTTCactgaaacaaaaacaaaacagtcTCGAGCTTACAACAGGAAGAAAAGTAGGAGGGAAGCGGATTCCAGCATCAACAGAAACCTGCTGTGATACAGCTGGCTCGGCCATACCACTATGGGGCGAAAACATGTTGACATTGAAAGAAAACTACGCCCTATTTAGTTCAATTTGCTACCGTAGCACAGGCAGAGTTAAGCCAGAGTTAGTACCGCGTAAAGATCCACACCATGAGGGGGGCCGAATCGAACAAAAGTCAAGTAGTCGAGCCAAAAGCAGCCGAGTCGCCAATGAGCAGCCTAGATCCCCCACCCGCCTAACGCCTCTGGATCTTCACATCAACATTGTCGTCGCCTGAGCAAGACCAGCTGCCCCATCCATCAGCTTCAGTTGCAACACCTGAGTTCTCTGTATCGTCGCCCAGTACTGAAGAAAGGAACACAATAAGAAAACCACCGTAGTGGTATGATGCAGAGATTTCTTCTCAGAACACACAGAGTTCCTGGTTCTCCAGATTGCCCATCAAACCGAACGCAGGGCTGGCCTCCACCATCAAGGCTTCACGGTCAGGATGAAGCCTACCCAACCAAATGAAGTATTGCGATTCAAAACGAGGAATAGCATCAATTCCCAACAGCATGCCAATGCATCCCCATGCCACTTTAGCAGCATTCCAAGAATAAATAAGCTAAAACTCATCTTTATGGCAGAAATAGCATTAAGGATTTCGAGACCAGACACGTTTGGTCATGTTATATTTGGTGAGAACAGCTCACAGAAACATTTGCCAGAGGAAGATTTTGATCTTAAGAGGAAGTTTACCTTTCCATTCAAAGATACTCTGACCGAAAGAAATCTTTTTTTACCTACGATTGCAAATATGTGAGGCTCTGAGAAATGCATGCGCCATCATCGGTGGTGGGCTCGTGGCACCTTCAGGGGTAGGAGCACGCTTCTGGGCGACCAGGGATGGGTGCCGGGTGAGATATGTACATATGTGTTTTGGTAAATCTTGAACGAGTCAAGTTGCAGATGCTAAGGCTTTGAGAGATGCATGGGATACCGTGGGTGCATCGAAAAGATAAGCATGGTGCTCTGAAAAATTGCACTTTGGTTGACGCACCCTGAAGGCGCCGCGCGAGTGACACATTTACGAAGAAAGCAACAGCGAACGGGGTTCCAGCGAAAATAATGGTTACAGACAGCCAGCCAGAAGGTTTCAGTTTTCCGTTTAGGAAAAAATTACACATTCGACGAGGCTGAATTGGACAATTCGGAGCGCAATGCCAGGACACGTCGAGCGTGTGATTCCCGGGCGGTGCACTTAGCTGCTGCAGCACGGCAGAAAAACCCTGACctccgccccccccccccccaccccacacccacccacaccacacacacacacagcgAACTCCGACAAACAACCATATGTCGTGCTCTCATCTGACCTGTTCAGTTGCACACTCACGCTGGCGCTGCTGAACGGGGCTCAATGCCAGCCGATCGCCAAAACATGCCAGAAACAGATATTCTATCTTCTCCAGGATTCTCTCCTCAGGAGCCAAAGCTCGAAACCGTAAGCGCGCTCAAACCACCGTCCTGGCGCACGATCGATCAACTGCAGCAGCGGCAAGCGACAAATCCGTCGCCGTCGCTTTCAATTTTCCGTCCGGAGCACAGTGAAGCAGCGCGCCTGGCCTATTTGTACCTCTTCCTCCCCGGGCCGTGAATCTTGACTCGACTCATCGCAATTCGTAACAACAAACACCactctgtagtctgtactcTGTACTGAAACAGAGGGCAAGCTAGTAGCTAGGTAGCGCCGAACACGATCATATAGATGCTGAACCTGTACCCGAGGCTGGCGCTTGCAGCGAGCGGCACGTTCtcggtggaggaggacgagcccCAGATCTGCTACGGCATCATGGTGGCATTCGTCTCCCTGCTGCTATTCTgcgtcctcgtcgccgtcgtcagcGTGGCCAGGGCTTGCGCCATCACTAGCCTCATCGTCCTCTTGTTCGGGCTCGTCGGCTGGTTCGGCCCCAGGGgcggcgctgccgccgtcgccgccgcacgcAGAAACGGgacgcggcagcagcagcctagCGTCGCCtctgccgcgcccgcgccaacggcggcggtgcggctgGCGCACCGGTGCACGTGCGGGATGACGGACGCGGCCATCGGCACCCTGCCGACGTTCGCGTACGAGGCCACGGGCGACGAGGGAGCGCGCCAGAGCTGCCTGCTCTGCGCGGTGTGCCTCGAGGACGTGCAGGCCGGCCAGACGATCCGGGAGCTGCCGCCGTGCAGGCACCTGTTCCACGTGGACTGCATCGACCTGTGGCTGCACACGCACCGGACATGCCCGCTCTGCCGCTGCGAgctcccgctcccgccgccacgGAAGGCCACCTCGAAAGCAGCCGCCGCTGGCACAGAGACAGAGTCTTCAACCAACGCGACGTTACCACCGGTGTGAAAGTGATATTACTTCGCGTTGCTACTGATTCCTGATAGCATTCCTTTCTCCGTGACGTAAATTAAGAAACGAGAGATGATGCATAGCTGGCCGGATTTTGTTCATGCCATATGTTACTGCACTACGTGAAATTCATTTGGGGGAACATATCATCAATAAGACAATGAAGAGATTTCGTTTGGCGGTGGTCAATCTGGTGTTTGGAATTTAGCAGGCGCAACGGGGATAAGCTTGAAGAAGCGGAGTGGCACTGATCGCTGTCAGACTTCCGAGATAACCTGACAATCTATCCGATAGAGACATGTACCAAAATCGTACGGAGGCCCGTGTCTCGCACGCTTGAAATTGCCTAACAGGGAATGCGTATTGGGGAATCACGGAAAGGCTGGCGCAGCGTACCCACGTCAAGGGCGTGATAGGGGTGGTGTCGCTCCACACTTGCACTCGCAACAACCTGCTACCGTAGTTGTCCGCGTCTCGCTGAGCAGATTCAGCTTTTATTTCCCTCGAAAAAAAAGATCGGCTTTTAGCCCGGGTGGCTTCATATTACGATCGATAGGTTAGTTCAAAAACATGCTGATGAACCTGACGAGGAACAATGTCCATGTGTAATAACACAATAACATGCATAAAGTCATTGATTCAAcagaaaagtatttttttcctctcttaaAATTTTCTTCGTAATCTTTTTAATTGTATAACTGTTGGTTGATATCGATGTCTTTCTCCTAGTTCCTATTTTCTGAACGATGAGAAGACAGCGGCCCAGCTTTCCTCCCATGAGACGCTTATTTGTTCATCCTCATTTTGGTAAAAGATAAGTTCACGTGTTTGTCTACACCTGTCTCTGAGTTGTACTTTCGGTCATATTTTACAAATTTCAAAGTCAATATTCAGAATGTATATGGAcacataaaaaacaaaatcagattTTTGGATCCAACTACCAAAAGACCACGAGAAGCCATTTTTGGAGACGCCGGTAGCGTCCTCAGTTTTGGCGATTCTGAGCAGCCAACTAtaccggcggcagcggcggcaccaTCATCTTACCGCTCTTCCGCGGCTCGAGGTGGCGCCGGCAGACCGGACACGTTGTATGCGAGTGGAGCCACATGCCGATGCACCCGACATGGAACGTGTGCGCGCATACAGGCAGCCGCCGCACCGTCTCCCCGCTGCGCAGAGTCTCCAAGCACACCGCGCACTGGAcctggccgccgtcgccgacagCGGCTGAagaagcagcggcggcatCGTACGCAAACGCCGGAATAATCGCCGCTATGCCAGCCTCCGACAGGCCGCCCCGGTCCACGGCAGATGACCCGGCTGGTTCTGGCAGTGCGCAGAAGCGGGCGGTGCAGGAGAAGAGGACCATGAGCGCGCAGTAGAGCGCCAGCGCGATCCACACGTACTTGACGAACGCGGAGAGGATgacgaggagcaggagcaCAGGGTACAACGCGAGGAGGAACACGCTGCTCTGCCCGGCGTCCGAGACACCGCTCACTTGCCACGCGTAGTCCGGCATAATATGGTTGGTTCAAGCTGTTTCGTATACTAATTTCGTGTGCAATGCTTGTTCGTGTTTTGTGAGTAGTGAGCGATGTTGTCTGCCATCGGGTCGGCTACGGATTTGTAAGGTTGGAAACTGGGAATTAAGCTTCTGGAAGAAATGGATACTGCTTAATTCCGTTGACAACGCAGGCAGCTGCAACTAAGGTAGGGCGGATTTGGGTTAGGTTCATCGAGCAAGCAAGGTCGCCCTTGGTATTTAGAATTTTTATATGGTCTCTGTAATGATCCAGTGCCAATTACGGCCGATGTTTCTTACACCAAGAAGACGTACTTCGTGGATAAAACGACGAAACACGGCGTGTTTTGTTTGATCTCATCCTAGAACTGGCTTTGCATCCCGTTACATATTGTATTAGATACTGTATTATTAGCCTTACGGCTTATGCTTATCAGCGCCGAGCCACCGCAGATGCCCGACGGGTCAAACTAGTCAAGATACGGTATTGATTTCTTAGTAGCTCCATGCGATCCATTGCGACCAAGTCGCCAAAGGCTCGTGAAGGATAAGGCAAAGGATGAAAATATTACTCGTTTAACATACAGAATAATCAATCTTTTGATATCATACATTGTGTGAGGTCAGCTGAAATAGACAACCGTATTTTCTATGTGGAGAAATTTTCTTTCACGTTTTAATGCTGATACGctttaaatttaaacaaattGACCAACCTGAACTATAATTCGATAGTTTTCATCCCTTtttatttcatattttttttgtgtttatgCATAATTAAAGAGTAGTGTGAACTGCCGAAATTTTTAAGTTTTATTTTCTAGTTTTTTTAagggttttttatttctgtgcccCTCATTCCTTAGCTGTATTCAGAAATACCCGGCCCTCATAACAATACTCGCTACTACACTTGTTCGTTTCGCGATTCCTCTCAAATGCTCTCACGGAGCACATGCTAATGGTcaagcccctttgaccgtttggTTCTGACGGGTGGGCCGCGGGGAGTGCTGTCAGGTGGGCCCGGAGCCGCGTTTCTGGCATGTGGGGCTGCGAGGAGACAGTGCAAGCGGGCAGGTCTTAACGGGTCTAGTTACCTTACATGCGGGCCAcgtcctgacaggtgggggcGGTCGACTTAACTTACATGTGGGGCGACGAAAAAAAgtgacaggtgggtccgtcgcctatctctctcatccctttcccaaatacgccgccgcccctgccaaATACGCATCCGTGCTCGCCCTGGCAACAGCGCCGCCAGATACGCCTCCgtgggctcgccggcgagaTTTGCGAAGGGAAGCCTATATCTCTCATCCCTTCCCAAATaagccgccgcccccgccaaaTACGCCTCCGTGCTCGCCCTGGCAACAGCGCCGCCAGGTACGCCTCcgtggcctcgccggcgagaGTTCCGAAGGGAAGCAGCGTCTACGTAGCCTAATCGAAGAAAGCAAATTCTAATAATTAACGACATTAATATAAAACTTTACAATCACAATTATGGAAGCGATCACATCACAGGCAGTTCAATAAAGTGGTTCATCATCATAGAACATGCAGTGTAAATTCTAACAATTAACGGCATTCATATAAAACTTTACAATTAACGGCATTCATATAAAACGACGCAGCCGATCACTCCTGGCCTCCGGCTTCCTCCACCGCTGCCACGCCAGGCTCGGCAGGCCCCTCCACAGGCACCCCCTCCGGCACGACATACGGGAGGCCGTGCATCTGGCCGGCGTGGGGGAACGTGTTCACCGTGTTGGTGTACACGTTGTATAGCGTGAATGCGATAAACTCGCATCCACACCAGTACACGCGGCCAAGGAGGTACTCGGCGTCGTGGATGTTGGTGAGGTGCACTAGGATGGCCGTGTCGATGTCATCCTCTTGGAGCTGCTCCACGCGGTACATTGGAGGGCCTACG
This is a stretch of genomic DNA from Brachypodium distachyon strain Bd21 chromosome 1, Brachypodium_distachyon_v3.0, whole genome shotgun sequence. It encodes these proteins:
- the LOC100825366 gene encoding E3 ubiquitin-protein ligase ATL15, with the translated sequence MSSSTGSTPDTSSIDAPATATAGTTTSSNLTLLYIIITVLVGVLLYMAVRYGLSVLREWRERNGNGTGAGHGALLGSDDLGLSMDDITALPTFTYRSRAAPMTPQSLSRCAGSSRSKGREAVECVVCLQELVDGDVVRVLPACKHFFHGGCIDVWLRTRSSCPVCRAYPEPEAGARLGELSPPLPQLRRCGVSPERHPTSSASRILADILARSPLRIGSSSSAASGTKEEVILSRSASPMPTASTSDYILSRSPSQAPLAHSASSETLEILVVRSKPPSPIRFGRQSTTRCVGVLERTDVIRSASLSPATSIAQR
- the LOC100825673 gene encoding E3 ubiquitin-protein ligase ATL9, with protein sequence MLNLYPRLALAASGTFSVEEDEPQICYGIMVAFVSLLLFCVLVAVVSVARACAITSLIVLLFGLVGWFGPRGGAAAVAAARRNGTRQQQPSVASAAPAPTAAVRLAHRCTCGMTDAAIGTLPTFAYEATGDEGARQSCLLCAVCLEDVQAGQTIRELPPCRHLFHVDCIDLWLHTHRTCPLCRCELPLPPPRKATSKAAAAGTETESSTNATLPPV
- the LOC100825986 gene encoding RING-H2 finger protein ATL32 → MPDYAWQVSGVSDAGQSSVFLLALYPVLLLLVILSAFVKYVWIALALYCALMVLFSCTARFCALPEPAGSSAVDRGGLSEAGIAAIIPAFAYDAAAASSAAVGDGGQVQCAVCLETLRSGETVRRLPVCAHTFHVGCIGMWLHSHTTCPVCRRHLEPRKSGKMMVPPLPPV